One genomic segment of Bacteroidota bacterium includes these proteins:
- a CDS encoding T9SS type A sorting domain-containing protein, translating to MKKVFTLILLFAISLSYAFIYKSDSSAANSIVLQFVTHNGYGNNLYIDNVTVGPKYDRDVKVTSFINLPSDTIYTPQSRRLILDNLQILVTNVGKLAVDSIKVHLDIPEIGYYWYFNIPLAQNEIKLLSFPEAVFAHNRTYHPILYVSDSADKNHSNDTIRQSFGYYLGAPKKVLFEEFTSATSLSASINNPSLNNFVNSKFDSIVAINYHLGFPAPGNDSLYLADTIQNKEKADYYNIVAVPKLIFNGAYFSKFPFSTENLKSSFDTLKNIGSPISMSVTDARLAGDTISSNITINVLAPVMAGDYYLRVNAIERRVSYVNPPGTNGESVFYDVFREAVPNTQGISIPTAIGTYNYNVKYKRNPVWVDSMVYTAAFVQNDRTFEVLNCAKSRSGVYEKLKHYNLTDALPDFKAGKFKQSQYGKFGSKQFTKHSGRSILDTTATDFYLEQFESQGLPYDWTLAHQSELFTFQNVYNSGINGPSFPGNGCLKMNFYDNTDIGQMDTLYSPIIYGVTSQDTIRFDYAYAGYLYNEGDSLYINISTDGGLTFPRNIFHRGGIGLATASSSTVAFVPALRTEWRTISQSLQGIILDRYSVPVANEFTLYQNFPNPFNPSTKISFNLPAESKALLIIYDISGREVKQLVNEILAAGLHEVNFNGESLSSGIYFYKLITPGFTQSKKMVLIK from the coding sequence ATGAAAAAAGTCTTCACACTAATATTGCTTTTTGCAATTTCCCTTTCTTATGCATTTATTTATAAGTCCGATAGCTCAGCTGCAAACAGCATAGTTTTACAGTTTGTAACTCATAATGGCTATGGCAATAATCTTTATATAGATAATGTCACAGTTGGCCCTAAATATGACAGAGATGTTAAGGTAACTTCATTTATCAATCTTCCCTCAGATACAATTTATACACCACAATCTAGAAGATTAATATTAGATAATTTACAAATATTAGTAACAAATGTCGGAAAACTTGCAGTTGATTCCATAAAAGTCCATTTAGATATTCCGGAAATCGGATATTATTGGTATTTCAATATACCATTAGCGCAAAATGAAATTAAACTTTTAAGTTTTCCTGAAGCTGTTTTTGCTCATAATAGAACATATCACCCTATACTTTACGTTTCTGATTCTGCTGATAAAAATCACTCTAACGATACTATAAGACAAAGCTTTGGCTACTATCTTGGAGCACCTAAAAAAGTTTTATTTGAAGAATTCACCAGCGCAACAAGTTTATCCGCATCTATTAATAATCCATCATTAAATAATTTTGTAAATTCAAAATTCGACAGTATTGTTGCTATAAATTATCATCTTGGATTTCCGGCACCCGGCAATGATTCACTCTACTTAGCCGATACAATTCAGAATAAAGAAAAAGCTGATTACTATAATATAGTTGCTGTACCAAAACTAATTTTTAACGGAGCTTACTTTTCCAAGTTTCCGTTCAGTACTGAAAATCTCAAGTCTTCATTTGATACATTAAAAAATATAGGTTCTCCTATCAGTATGTCAGTTACCGATGCACGACTGGCTGGAGATACGATTAGCTCTAATATTACAATTAATGTTCTTGCCCCCGTAATGGCAGGCGATTATTATCTCCGTGTAAACGCAATTGAAAGGAGAGTTTCCTACGTTAATCCTCCGGGAACTAATGGTGAATCTGTATTCTATGATGTATTCAGGGAGGCAGTTCCGAATACACAGGGAATTTCAATTCCAACAGCAATTGGTACATATAATTATAATGTAAAATATAAAAGAAATCCTGTATGGGTGGATTCAATGGTTTACACTGCAGCATTTGTTCAGAATGATAGAACATTTGAAGTCCTTAACTGTGCGAAATCACGTTCAGGTGTTTATGAAAAATTAAAACATTACAATTTAACCGATGCTTTACCGGATTTTAAAGCAGGAAAATTCAAGCAATCACAATACGGAAAATTCGGTTCTAAACAATTTACAAAACATTCAGGAAGAAGTATTCTTGATACAACAGCTACAGATTTTTATTTAGAGCAATTTGAATCACAGGGACTTCCGTATGACTGGACACTTGCACATCAATCGGAATTATTCACTTTTCAAAATGTTTATAACAGCGGAATAAACGGACCATCATTTCCGGGCAACGGTTGTTTGAAAATGAATTTTTATGATAATACAGATATTGGACAGATGGATACGCTTTACTCCCCTATAATTTATGGAGTCACATCCCAGGATACAATAAGGTTTGATTATGCTTATGCAGGTTATCTGTACAACGAAGGTGACAGTCTCTATATAAATATCTCCACAGACGGCGGACTTACTTTTCCAAGAAATATTTTTCACAGAGGCGGAATAGGATTAGCAACTGCCTCAAGTTCTACAGTGGCATTTGTACCGGCATTGAGAACTGAGTGGAGAACTATTTCTCAATCATTGCAGGGAATTATACTGGACAGGTATTCAGTTCCGGTTGCAAATGAATTTACACTTTATCAGAACTTTCCTAATCCGTTTAATCCGTCTACTAAGATTTCATTCAATCTTCCTGCAGAATCAAAAGCATTATTAATTATTTACGATATTTCAGGCAGAGAAGTAAAACAATTGGTGAACGAAATTCTCGCGGCAGGTTTGCATGAAGTAAATTTTAACGGTGAATCTTTATCTTCTGGTATATATTTTTACAAACTGATAACCCCCGGATTTACTCAATCCAAAAAAATGGTTTTAATTAAATAA
- a CDS encoding T9SS type A sorting domain-containing protein, which produces MKFKFLLNLVLLISVTCIFNTTFAGDRTVLVERFTSSTCGPCASNNPTVDAFMNSLTSSQIMGLSFHMNWPSPGNDPMYMYNIPDNTTRRTYYNVNAIPQLQMDGILTLEPNYSNAQLTNAFNTRTALLSPVTIIVRQTDIGTDSMQVLVTVYCETAIATPSVTMQVAIMEKLIQYPSPPGTNGETSFHTVMRRMLPNASGITFDLTPGTRKDYEFRIKKDALWNPAQIQAVAYVQTSNKEVLNSAWKLSDFCLLPNTAFKVVNSGTSQNANYKIAVPYIADGYNSPVTFSASVVGNPAGVSVTFPSGNTLSNFPDSVSVNVASTGSVPAGIYQVVITGTNGLGKSHKVSVNYNIGRSFVNVGANKPSLLFNVDGNAYGASQLFTWDLNSNHNLSVTTPQVFATTRYVFQNWSNGSTDTAQTVNINTNISSYVANFKTQYKLTANTNPAGMGVTIPSAGQFWDENSSVSLSVSATQVSYNGKTYYFQRWLGGGNNSYTGTNPSVSLNMTNPINQIAIYDTIDVGISNLGTGIPDKYNLYQNYPNPFNPTTNIKFDIPNSSFTSLKVYDINGREVAELLSQNLQAGRYEYSFNASALSSGVYYFKLDAGEFNQIRKMILVK; this is translated from the coding sequence ATGAAATTCAAATTTTTATTGAATTTGGTACTGCTCATCTCTGTAACATGTATTTTTAATACAACATTTGCAGGAGATAGAACAGTATTAGTCGAAAGATTTACCAGCTCCACATGCGGTCCTTGCGCATCAAATAATCCTACAGTTGATGCATTCATGAATTCACTTACAAGTTCTCAGATAATGGGATTAAGCTTTCACATGAACTGGCCTTCTCCGGGAAATGACCCTATGTATATGTACAATATACCGGATAATACAACTAGAAGAACTTACTATAATGTTAATGCTATCCCACAGCTTCAGATGGATGGTATCCTGACACTTGAGCCTAACTATTCAAATGCACAGCTTACAAATGCGTTCAATACCAGAACTGCCCTGTTAAGTCCTGTTACAATCATTGTAAGACAAACAGATATCGGAACTGACAGTATGCAGGTACTTGTAACAGTATATTGCGAAACTGCAATTGCAACTCCTTCAGTTACAATGCAGGTAGCAATTATGGAAAAGCTCATTCAGTATCCTTCTCCTCCCGGAACAAACGGCGAAACATCATTCCACACCGTAATGAGAAGAATGCTTCCTAATGCAAGCGGTATTACTTTTGACTTAACACCGGGCACAAGAAAAGATTATGAATTCAGAATAAAAAAAGATGCACTTTGGAATCCTGCACAGATTCAGGCTGTAGCTTATGTTCAGACATCAAACAAAGAAGTTTTAAATTCCGCCTGGAAGCTTTCAGATTTTTGTTTACTTCCAAATACTGCTTTCAAAGTTGTAAACAGCGGCACATCACAAAATGCCAATTATAAAATTGCTGTTCCGTATATTGCAGACGGATATAATTCACCTGTTACATTCTCTGCTTCAGTAGTAGGTAATCCTGCGGGAGTTTCAGTAACTTTCCCAAGCGGTAATACTTTGAGCAATTTCCCTGACTCAGTATCAGTAAACGTTGCTTCGACAGGCAGTGTACCTGCAGGAATCTACCAGGTTGTAATTACAGGAACAAACGGTCTTGGAAAATCTCATAAAGTTTCTGTCAACTATAATATCGGCAGAAGTTTTGTAAATGTAGGAGCAAATAAACCCAGCCTTTTATTTAATGTAGATGGCAATGCATACGGTGCTTCACAATTATTCACATGGGATTTAAATTCAAATCATAACCTGAGTGTAACAACACCACAGGTATTTGCTACTACACGATATGTATTCCAGAACTGGAGCAACGGCAGCACGGATACTGCTCAGACTGTTAATATTAATACAAATATTTCGAGCTATGTCGCTAATTTCAAAACTCAGTATAAATTAACAGCAAATACAAATCCTGCCGGAATGGGAGTAACAATTCCGTCCGCAGGACAATTCTGGGATGAGAATTCAAGTGTAAGTCTTAGTGTATCTGCAACTCAGGTTTCTTATAATGGAAAGACCTATTACTTCCAGAGATGGCTTGGAGGCGGAAACAATTCTTATACGGGAACAAATCCTTCAGTCTCTTTAAATATGACTAACCCAATTAATCAGATTGCGATTTATGATACTATTGATGTCGGTATTTCTAATTTAGGAACAGGAATACCTGATAAATATAATTTATATCAGAATTATCCCAATCCTTTCAACCCGACAACAAATATAAAATTTGATATTCCAAATTCTTCATTCACTTCTTTGAAAGTTTATGATATAAACGGAAGAGAAGTCGCAGAATTATTAAGCCAAAACTTACAGGCAGGAAGATATGAATATTCTTTCAATGCATCTGCTTTATCAAGCGGAGTTTATTATTTTAAACTCGATGCAGGAGAATTTAATCAGATAAGAAAAATGATACTGGTGAAATAA
- a CDS encoding metallophosphoesterase: MASPKFLFFLFFFLIVGLIQSFAFWSFRKFGNSNPYFPFFKNDNSRKKFWKIITIVPFVILNIPYVYLVTNRMDFSSLPKWLYNLFIVPFFIFQAAIIFLGLLMLAIKLIKLPVFLFYYLTNKFRYFKQKYSKVKENREYKKFDESRRKFIRAGGILLTGYTFTSATIGVLKKDEFAVTNQNIYIENLPAELAGLRILLISDIHSGPYMNESQMKNYTDILNSYNADLILIPGDLTNSERTEVYPFTKAFKDLKAKYGVYATLGNHDYFHDADYVAKAVLNETPIKLMRNENTILEINNKKLLLMGMEDTRVSGANYDPVIYKYFDKTVTDAKEIMKQNNLSFESIPKILMYHKPYFFNDFSKEKIDLTVSGHTHGGQIVFAKLGNFNLSIAAAVSSFVEGLYKNENSNMYVSRGIGTVGLPLRLNCRPEITILTLKTKSPAES, translated from the coding sequence ATGGCGTCACCGAAATTTTTATTTTTTTTATTTTTCTTCCTTATTGTAGGATTAATCCAATCTTTTGCATTCTGGTCATTCAGAAAATTCGGTAATTCAAATCCTTACTTCCCGTTTTTTAAGAATGATAATTCCAGAAAGAAATTCTGGAAAATAATAACAATTGTTCCTTTTGTTATTCTTAATATTCCCTACGTTTATCTTGTCACAAACAGAATGGACTTCAGTTCATTGCCGAAATGGCTGTATAATCTATTTATAGTTCCATTCTTTATCTTCCAGGCAGCAATTATATTTTTAGGTCTATTAATGCTTGCCATTAAGCTGATAAAACTGCCGGTATTTTTATTTTATTATCTTACAAATAAATTCCGTTATTTTAAGCAAAAATATTCTAAGGTAAAAGAGAACAGAGAATACAAAAAATTTGATGAGTCACGCAGGAAATTTATAAGAGCAGGCGGAATTTTATTAACAGGTTATACATTTACAAGCGCTACTATAGGAGTTCTTAAAAAAGATGAGTTTGCAGTAACTAACCAGAATATTTATATCGAGAATCTTCCTGCAGAACTCGCAGGCTTGAGAATTTTATTAATAAGCGATATTCATTCGGGACCTTACATGAATGAATCTCAGATGAAAAATTATACCGATATTCTTAACAGCTATAATGCAGACTTAATACTTATCCCGGGAGATTTAACAAACTCAGAGCGTACGGAAGTTTATCCTTTTACAAAAGCTTTTAAAGATTTAAAAGCAAAGTATGGAGTATATGCAACACTGGGAAATCATGATTATTTTCACGATGCTGATTATGTGGCAAAAGCAGTTTTGAATGAAACTCCGATTAAATTAATGAGGAACGAGAATACAATCTTAGAGATAAATAATAAAAAATTATTACTAATGGGAATGGAAGATACGAGAGTAAGCGGCGCAAATTACGACCCCGTTATTTATAAATACTTTGATAAGACGGTTACAGATGCAAAGGAAATAATGAAGCAGAATAATCTGTCATTCGAATCTATCCCCAAAATTCTTATGTACCATAAGCCGTATTTCTTTAATGATTTTTCTAAAGAAAAAATAGATTTAACAGTCAGCGGACATACTCATGGAGGTCAGATTGTATTTGCCAAGTTAGGAAATTTTAATTTATCAATTGCTGCAGCAGTAAGCAGTTTTGTAGAGGGATTATATAAAAATGAAAATTCAAACATGTATGTAAGCAGAGGAATAGGAACTGTAGGTTTGCCGCTAAGATTAAACTGTCGTCCGGAAATAACAATCTTAACATTGAAAACAAAAAGCCCTGCTGAAAGTTAA
- a CDS encoding heavy-metal-associated domain-containing protein has translation MKKISVLILFLLSPLTMVYSQVTQATIGVDGFTCSLCAKGVEEEFRSMDFVKSVKADLVKATFTITFKKDAKIDINKLKDGVTDGGFSVRDILIKAEGTYENNHLVTGNTPDLILKNLSSEYSNGDKISISGNVSLSDNAVKVKQAKKI, from the coding sequence ATGAAAAAAATATCTGTACTTATATTATTTCTTTTGTCACCGCTTACAATGGTATATTCACAGGTTACTCAGGCTACCATTGGAGTTGACGGATTTACATGCTCATTATGCGCTAAAGGTGTTGAAGAAGAATTCCGTTCAATGGATTTTGTAAAGTCAGTTAAAGCTGATTTGGTAAAAGCGACCTTTACTATAACATTTAAGAAAGATGCAAAGATTGATATTAATAAATTAAAAGACGGTGTGACAGACGGCGGTTTCAGTGTAAGAGATATTCTTATCAAAGCTGAAGGAACATATGAAAATAATCATTTAGTCACGGGAAATACTCCTGATTTAATATTGAAAAATCTTAGCAGCGAATATTCTAACGGCGACAAGATTTCAATTTCAGGCAATGTCAGTCTTTCCGATAATGCAGTTAAGGTAAAGCAGGCAAAAAAAATATAA
- a CDS encoding YHS domain-containing protein has product MKTKLFLSALALAMVAIAFMYSNSYSEDKSCCCTNCVCVSCTCSEGNCASCCADNGCCTMDNCAMKSGDSKSCCDSKMECDSKTSCDSKKTSGGAVVVAAACCCTDCKCENCTCAENCCKDGGCKGCKDNNCCDNGKCASASCCKDKNNAGGISNDSASVCVVSGESIPKGKEVVFNYLGKDYNFCCNDCVKSFKNEPMKYAKDLMCPVMNEPAKNTVYTTYEGTKYYFCCKMCIKDFEANPSKYMNKNDNEQKTDNK; this is encoded by the coding sequence ATGAAAACGAAATTATTCTTAAGCGCTCTTGCTTTAGCAATGGTAGCTATTGCATTTATGTATAGTAATTCATACAGTGAAGATAAATCATGCTGCTGTACAAATTGTGTATGTGTAAGCTGTACTTGTTCTGAAGGCAACTGTGCTTCATGCTGCGCAGATAACGGATGCTGCACAATGGATAATTGTGCAATGAAAAGCGGTGATTCAAAATCATGCTGCGATTCAAAAATGGAATGCGATTCAAAGACAAGCTGTGACTCAAAGAAAACTTCAGGCGGAGCTGTTGTAGTAGCTGCTGCTTGCTGCTGCACTGACTGTAAATGTGAAAACTGCACATGCGCTGAAAACTGCTGCAAAGACGGTGGATGCAAGGGCTGCAAAGATAATAACTGCTGTGATAATGGTAAATGCGCAAGTGCTTCATGCTGCAAAGATAAAAACAATGCTGGCGGAATTTCAAATGACAGCGCTTCAGTTTGTGTAGTATCAGGTGAATCAATTCCAAAAGGCAAAGAAGTAGTATTCAATTATCTTGGAAAAGATTATAATTTCTGCTGTAATGACTGTGTAAAAAGCTTCAAAAACGAACCAATGAAATATGCAAAAGATTTAATGTGCCCTGTAATGAACGAACCGGCCAAAAATACTGTTTATACTACATATGAAGGAACAAAATATTATTTTTGCTGTAAAATGTGCATAAAGGATTTTGAAGCAAATCCTTCGAAATATATGAATAAAAACGATAACGAACAAAAGACTGATAATAAATAA
- a CDS encoding isoprenylcysteine carboxylmethyltransferase family protein, with translation MGREILIRNPEFILIKSFTIVILQLACAGFLMVNGQVLPENKFLFISEILLLLIGLWSALLLNKNFSVLPVPAKSAVLVTSGPYKYVRHPIYTVVILLGLIWITTRFTVVNISVLAALIIIFIVKLNYEEKLLSEKFVEYKNYMKNSKKLIPFIY, from the coding sequence ATGGGAAGAGAAATCCTGATAAGAAATCCTGAATTCATTTTGATTAAATCCTTTACAATAGTTATTTTGCAATTAGCCTGTGCCGGATTTCTGATGGTTAACGGGCAAGTCCTCCCCGAAAATAAATTTTTATTCATTTCTGAAATCCTGTTGTTGTTAATCGGATTGTGGTCGGCATTATTATTGAATAAAAATTTTTCTGTATTACCTGTTCCTGCTAAAAGCGCAGTATTAGTAACATCAGGACCGTATAAATATGTGCGGCATCCCATTTACACAGTTGTTATCTTACTGGGACTGATATGGATTACAACCAGATTTACTGTTGTAAATATTTCAGTACTTGCGGCATTGATAATAATTTTTATTGTAAAACTTAATTACGAAGAGAAGCTGCTTTCTGAGAAATTTGTAGAGTATAAAAATTATATGAAAAATTCTAAAAAACTTATTCCCTTTATATATTGA
- the pepT gene encoding peptidase T, which translates to MSKLNINYTCSDRFLKYVTIDTQSDMNSSSSPSTEKQKNLGKILVEELLAMGISDAHLDQYGYVYGTLPANTDKKVPVICFCSHMDTSPESSGANVKPIIHKNYSGGDIVLPADKTQVLRPEENPELNNNLGCDIITSDGTTLLGADNKAGLAEIMDAVNHLITHPEIKHGTIKILFTPDEEIGRGVDNVDLKKLAADYCYTMDGEAYGHIEDETFSADAVKIQIHGFNTHPGFAKGIMENAVKIASEIIDALPKGRCSPETTSGKEGFVHPIVMEGGVESMTLKFIIRDFTVEGLKEKEDMLRTITENILYKYKRSSFNFEVTEQYRNMKEVLDRHPQLVDYAKEAVTRAGMTPRVNIIRGGTDGSRLSFMGLPTPNIFAAEHAFHSKLEWTSIQEMQKAVDTIVHLVQIWEEKS; encoded by the coding sequence ATGTCAAAACTAAATATAAACTACACCTGCTCCGATAGGTTTTTGAAATACGTTACTATTGATACACAATCGGATATGAATTCATCTTCTTCGCCTTCCACTGAAAAACAAAAGAATCTTGGGAAAATTTTAGTTGAAGAGCTTCTTGCAATGGGAATATCCGATGCGCATTTAGACCAGTACGGATACGTTTACGGAACGCTGCCTGCAAATACGGATAAGAAAGTCCCTGTGATATGTTTCTGCTCGCACATGGATACTTCACCTGAATCCAGCGGAGCGAACGTTAAACCAATCATACATAAAAATTATTCAGGCGGAGATATAGTTCTGCCGGCTGATAAAACTCAGGTGTTAAGACCTGAAGAAAATCCCGAGCTCAACAACAATCTCGGCTGTGATATAATTACTTCTGACGGCACTACACTTCTCGGCGCAGATAATAAGGCGGGACTTGCAGAGATAATGGATGCAGTAAATCATTTAATCACTCATCCTGAAATAAAGCATGGCACAATAAAAATTTTATTTACACCTGATGAGGAAATCGGCAGGGGAGTAGATAATGTTGACTTAAAAAAACTCGCCGCTGACTACTGCTATACAATGGACGGCGAAGCATATGGACATATAGAAGATGAAACGTTTTCTGCTGATGCTGTCAAAATACAAATACACGGATTTAATACTCACCCGGGATTTGCAAAAGGAATTATGGAGAATGCTGTAAAGATTGCATCAGAAATTATAGATGCGCTGCCGAAGGGAAGATGCTCCCCTGAAACAACATCGGGAAAAGAAGGATTCGTGCATCCGATAGTAATGGAAGGCGGAGTGGAATCGATGACTTTGAAATTTATTATCCGCGACTTTACTGTAGAAGGATTAAAAGAAAAAGAAGACATGCTGAGAACAATCACTGAAAATATTTTATATAAATACAAACGCTCCTCATTTAATTTTGAAGTTACTGAGCAGTACAGAAACATGAAGGAAGTACTGGACAGACATCCGCAGCTGGTAGATTATGCAAAGGAAGCTGTTACCCGGGCAGGGATGACTCCGAGAGTAAATATTATAAGAGGAGGAACAGATGGCTCGCGTTTATCATTCATGGGTTTGCCGACTCCTAATATTTTTGCTGCCGAGCATGCGTTTCACTCAAAGCTTGAATGGACTTCTATTCAGGAAATGCAGAAGGCAGTTGATACAATTGTTCATCTGGTTCAGATATGGGAAGAGAAATCCTGA
- a CDS encoding type II toxin-antitoxin system HicB family antitoxin: MKEINYVIWNEGKHYVAQCLNVEISSFGDSVDEARKNIKEAIELYFEGESDLEIQNIDSLFLGKELVNA; encoded by the coding sequence ATGAAAGAAATTAATTATGTAATTTGGAATGAAGGCAAACACTATGTAGCTCAGTGCCTTAATGTGGAGATTTCTTCTTTTGGTGATAGCGTAGATGAAGCCAGAAAAAATATAAAAGAAGCTATTGAACTTTACTTTGAAGGAGAGTCAGATTTAGAAATTCAAAATATTGATTCATTATTTCTTGGTAAGGAACTGGTAAATGCCTAA
- a CDS encoding type II toxin-antitoxin system HicA family toxin has translation MPKEYSSKEIETVLKKIGFVFISQKGSHGKFKDDKGKTVILPMNKKEIPFGTFRSILRQAGIDLNEFINKLS, from the coding sequence ATGCCTAAAGAATACTCCTCTAAAGAAATCGAAACTGTTCTAAAGAAAATAGGATTTGTTTTTATTTCTCAAAAAGGCTCACACGGCAAATTTAAAGATGATAAAGGTAAAACTGTAATTTTACCTATGAATAAAAAAGAAATACCTTTTGGAACATTCCGCAGCATCTTGCGCCAGGCAGGAATTGACTTAAATGAATTTATAAATAAACTTTCTTAA
- a CDS encoding DinB family protein, producing MPTTIKQLLVEQYAACYNEESWFKPLKDVISDLSDEEFKWKESEEQHSIRQLVIHLLFYNEKYYMRFIGTPLPAVHIKSDNDPTFDDNDLSKEELLNKFYKVMDGLYEAMKNSPEEKFDERPFSDPDKTWLWWETLHNMNIHNAYHLGQMMLIKKQMRQKK from the coding sequence ATGCCAACAACAATTAAACAACTTCTGGTAGAGCAGTATGCTGCCTGCTATAATGAAGAAAGCTGGTTCAAGCCCCTCAAAGATGTAATTTCTGATTTATCAGACGAAGAATTTAAGTGGAAAGAAAGCGAAGAGCAGCACTCAATCCGCCAGCTTGTGATTCATCTTTTATTCTATAATGAAAAATATTACATGCGTTTTATAGGAACTCCATTGCCGGCTGTGCATATTAAGTCAGATAATGACCCTACATTTGATGATAATGATTTATCAAAAGAAGAATTGTTGAATAAATTTTATAAAGTAATGGATGGACTTTATGAAGCGATGAAAAACTCTCCTGAAGAAAAATTTGATGAACGACCTTTCAGTGACCCTGATAAGACCTGGCTTTGGTGGGAAACTTTACACAATATGAATATTCACAATGCTTACCATCTGGGGCAAATGATGCTGATAAAAAAGCAGATGAGACAGAAGAAATAA
- a CDS encoding c-type cytochrome produces MKFKIYIPVLILIVIIGGFVFKAPIQAYVKGIFSSWPQYDVNSLPNDSLGNMIRYGHRLITETSNIVGADVENKSMRYAGNNLECQNCHFNGGMDKNTMSYIGVSNRYPALSKRHNRMSDLTERVEDCFERSLNGRKLPPDSYELKSILAYMNWLSKGIPKDLQGVTINDIDFPKREPDIEKGKRIYDTRCITCHAYGGLGTLKNPQEIGVKYLVPPICGDDSFNDGAGMSKMERLVKFLKTQMPRDNPGSLSLDEAYDAAGFVASLKRPEFKGGK; encoded by the coding sequence ATGAAATTTAAAATTTATATTCCTGTTCTTATTCTAATTGTAATAATCGGAGGGTTCGTTTTTAAAGCCCCGATACAAGCTTATGTAAAAGGGATTTTCAGCAGCTGGCCGCAGTATGATGTGAACTCGCTTCCGAATGACTCGCTGGGAAATATGATACGATACGGTCACAGACTGATAACGGAAACGTCTAACATAGTAGGTGCCGATGTGGAAAATAAATCGATGCGATATGCAGGCAATAATCTTGAGTGTCAGAACTGCCACTTCAACGGAGGTATGGATAAAAATACAATGAGCTATATAGGAGTATCAAACCGTTACCCTGCATTAAGTAAAAGACATAACAGAATGTCGGATTTAACGGAAAGGGTTGAAGACTGCTTCGAAAGAAGTCTTAATGGTAGGAAGCTCCCGCCTGATAGTTATGAACTGAAAAGTATTCTTGCATATATGAACTGGCTTTCAAAAGGTATTCCTAAAGACTTGCAGGGAGTAACGATAAATGATATTGATTTCCCTAAACGCGAGCCTGATATAGAGAAAGGGAAAAGAATTTACGATACAAGATGTATTACGTGCCATGCTTACGGCGGGCTGGGGACTTTAAAAAATCCGCAGGAAATCGGTGTAAAATACCTTGTTCCTCCCATCTGCGGAGACGACAGTTTTAACGACGGCGCAGGAATGAGCAAAATGGAACGCCTTGTGAAATTTCTGAAGACTCAGATGCCGAGAGATAATCCCGGTTCGCTTTCACTTGATGAAGCATACGATGCAGCAGGATTTGTTGCGAGTCTGAAGAGACCGGAGTTTAAGGGAGGGAAGTAG